Proteins from a genomic interval of Salvelinus alpinus chromosome 7, SLU_Salpinus.1, whole genome shotgun sequence:
- the LOC139580678 gene encoding COP9 signalosome complex subunit 1 isoform X2, translating to MFALLQGVVEPMQIDADPQEDQQNAPDVNYVVENPTLDLEQYASSYCGLMRIERLQFIAEHCPQLRAEALKMALSFVHRTFNVDVYEEIHRKLTEATREVQGAPDAAVEGGAVEPPPLDTAWAESTRKKALLKLEKLDTDLKNYKGNSIKESIRRGHDDLGDHYLDCGDLSNALKCYSRARDYCTSAKHVINMCLNVIKVSVYLQNWSHVLSYVSKAESTPEIAEQRGERDCQSQSVLTKLKCAAGLAELASRKYKQAAKCFLLASFDHCDFAELLSPSNVAVYGGMCALATFDRQELQKNVISSSSFKLFLELEPQVRDIIFKFYESKYASCLKMLDEIKDNLLLDMYLAPHVLTLYTLIRNRALIQYFSPYVSADMTKMAQAFNTTVLALEDELTQLILEGLINARIDSHSKILYARDVDQRSHTFEKSIHMGKEFQRRAKAMILRAAVLRNQIHVKSPPREGSQGELNSANSQSRMSTNM from the exons atgttcgCTCTTCTTCAGGGGGTTGTTGAGCCCATGCAGATAGATGCTGACCCACAGGAGGACCAGCAGAATGCACCAGATGTCAACTATGTGGTGGAAAACCCCACGCTG GACCTGGAGCAGTATGCATCCAGCTACTGTGGTCTGATGCGTATTGAGAGGCTGCAGTTCATAGCAGAGCACTGTCCCCAGCTCCGCGCCGAGGCCCTGAAGATGGCCCTGTCTTTCGTCCACAGGACCTTCAACGTAGACGTGTACGAGGAGATCCACCGCAAGCTCACAGAGGCCACCAG agagGTCCAGGGGGCTCCAGATGCTGCGGTGGAGGGCGGGGCAGTCGAACCCCCTCCTCTGGACACAGCGTGGGCCGAGTCGACCAGGAAAAAGGCCCTGCTCAAACTGGAGAAATTGGACACTGACCTGAAGAACTACAAAGGAAACTCCATCAAAGAGAGCATCAG GAGGGGTCATGATGACCTTGGGGACCACTACTTGGACTGCGGTGACCTCAGCAACGCCCTTAAGTGCTACTCCCGAGCCCGAGACTACTGCACTAGCGCCAAGCATGTCATAAACATGTGTCTTAATGTTATCAAG GTTAGCGTCTACCTCCAGAACTGGTCCCACGTCCTTAGTTATGTAAGCAAAGCTGAATCCACTCCAGAGATAGCAGAG caaagaggggagagagattgcCAGAGTCAGTCAGTCCTCACCAAATTAAAATGTGCTGCAG GCCTAGCTGAGCTGGCCTCCAGAAAGTACAAACAAGCAGCCAAGTGCTTCCTGCTGGCCTCTTTCGACCACTGTGACTTCGCTGAG CTCCTGTCCCCCAGCAATGTAGCTGTGTACGGAGGGATGTGTGCCCTCGCCACCTTCGACAGACAGGAGCTACAGAAGAACGTAATCTCAAGCAG CTCCTTTAAATTATTCTTAGAGTTGGAGCCTCAGGTCCGTGACATCATCTTTAAGTTCTATGAGTCAAAGTACGCTTCCTGTCTCAAAATGCTGGATGAGATCAAG GATAATCTGCTGTTAGACATGTACCTGGCCCCCCACGTACTGACCCTCTACACACTGATCAGGAACAGAGCCCTTATACAG tactTCAGCCCGTACGTGTCTGCAGACATGACTAAGATGGCCCAGGCCTTCAACACCACGGTGCTAGCTCTGGAAGACGAACTCACCCAGCTCATACTGGAGGGACTTATCAACGCACGCATAGACTCCCAcagcaag ATCCTGTATGCGCGGGACGTGGACCAGCGGAGCCACACGTTTGAGAAGTCTATCCACATGGGCAAGGAGTTCCAGAGGCGAGCCAAAGCCATGATCTTACGAGCTGCCGTGCTGCGCAACCAGATACACGTCAAG tctcctcccAGGGAGGGCAGCCAAGGCGAACTCAACTCTGCCAACAGCCAATCAcgaatgagcaccaacatgtga
- the LOC139580679 gene encoding galanin receptor 2a-like codes for MNLTNSYSNFGHSFSTNLSLLGPQHEHNNRSLQEDTNPYPDLFLFSGHEPSTIVLVVMYSLSFLTGLGGNIMALLVLTRKRTGLAGVSATRRLLVNLAVCDMMVVCVCMPVNLGLQVYNAWVFGEFLCRTVPFVQAVSVSASVLSLAVISLNRYYSVHNPLHARFFFTGRRILCMICVVWSVSSGLCIPLLFMNTTQTLSLLDITVTVCVESWNEVKLKQRYSFLLFCSLYGFPVLFNLVISVLTGWKLWGTDDKRTQDSNTFGVKLSLSRLKVRKRIAKMVLSLVMLFTLSWLPLYVVDIWLDLNMTASLKNEDDVNQVNHEWILHGRPFALWLGLTNSALNPLCYCFVGNLHRSAKRFRKSYRLKLSSVFSLLPQQSSMTMGSISVPKVVPYSRAQSVNRSAEMGASSKYANLGDKLTKSKSLSSVTACETVFD; via the coding sequence ATGAATCTAACGAATTCTTACTCCAATTTTGGACATTCATTTTCAACGAATCTTTCACTTTTGGGACCTCAACATGAGCACAACAACAGGAGTTTACAGGAGGATACCAACCCCTACCCGGACTTGTTCTTATTTTCGGGACACGAACCGAGCACCATCGTGTTGGTGGTTATGTACTCTCTGTCCTTCCTCACGGGGCTCGGAGGGAACATTATGGCTCTCCTGGTCCTCACCCGAAAGAGGACGGGTCTGGCGGGAGTGTCGGCGACCCGCAGACTGCTGGTGAACTTAGCGGTGTGTGACATGATGgtggtatgtgtgtgcatgccagTTAACCTGGGACTCCAGGTCTACAACGCCTGGGTGTTCGGTGAGTTTCTGTGCCGCACCGTGCCGTTCGTTCAAGCGGTATCGGTGTCTGCGAGCGTCCTGAGCCTGGCTGTGATCAGTCTGAACCGCTACTACAGCGTGCACAATCCTCTCCACGCCCGTTTTTTTTTTACCGGGCGGCGGATACtgtgtatgatctgtgtggtGTGGAGCGTGTCGTCGGGGCTGTGCATACCGCTCCTCTTCATGAACACCACCCAGACTCTGTCGCTGCTGGACATCACCGTCACTGTGTGCGTGGAGAGCTGGAACGAAGTCAAACTAAAACAGAGATATAGCTTCctgctcttttgctctctctaCGGCTTTCCGGTGTTGTTTAACCTGGTTATAAGCGTGCTGACCGGCTGGAAGCTGTGGGGCACCGATGACAAACGGACGCAAGATTCAAATACATTTGGCGTTAAGCTATCACTGTCCCGCCTCAAAGTGCGTAAAAGGATAGCCAAGATGGTGCTGTCACTAGTTATGCTTTTCACACTGTCCTGGTTACCTCTGTATGTAGTGGACATATGGTTAGACTTGAACATGACTGCATCTTTAAAGAATGAGGATGATGTGAACCAGGTCAACCACGAGTGGATTCTTCACGGGAGACCATTTGCGCTATGGCTGGGTCTGACCAACTCTGCTCTCAACCCGCTCTGTTATTGTTTCGTGGGGAACTTGCACAGGTCTGCGAAACGGTTCAGGAAAAGCTACCGACTAAAACTGTCGTCAGTGTTTAGTCTGTTGCCACAGCAGTCCTCCATGACTATGGGCAGCATCTCAGTGCCCAAAGTCGTGCCATACAGCAGGGCGCAATCGGTGAATCGCAGCGCAGAGATGGGCGCATCGAGCAAGTACGCCAATTTAGGCGACAAACTAACCAAGAGCAAGAGCCTGTCCTCTGTGACAGCGTGTGAGACTGTTTTCGACTGA
- the LOC139580677 gene encoding putative nuclease HARBI1 yields the protein MKAQNCVFLSALTMACPFVRDVVDEEALVLRRAFRRERVFRDRLHPLAFPDDHLYERYRFSADGIRYLCRLLGPRIKHRTARSHALSVEQMVCVALRFFASGAFLYSVADAEQLNKATICRTIRSVCLAIKALADVFISFPGHRRLCDIKEEFYRIAGFPNVIGAVDCTHIRIKAPSGAHEADFVNRKSFHSINVQMVCNADCVISNVVAKWPGSVHDSRIFRASEIYQCLSQGEFSGVLLGDRGYGCQPFLLTPFTDPQEAQQAYNHAHARTRARVEMTFGLLKARFHCLHKLRVSPVRACDITVACAVLHNVACLRKERAPRVPPAMDWDNPAIFPDDDSGRLLRDQYVLNYFS from the exons atgaaggcccaaaattgtgtgttcctttctgctctgacaatggcatgcccattcgtgcgagatgtggtggatgaagaagcacttgtgctgaggagagccttcaggcgagaaagggtcttcagggaccggttgcacccactggccttccctgatgaccatctatatgaaagatacaggttttctgcagatggcatcaggtatctatgcagactactgggtcccaggattaagcaccgcactgcacggagccatgcactgagtgtggagcaaatggtttgtgtggccttgcgcttttttgctagtggagccttcctgtactcagtggcggatgcagaacagctgaacaaggccacaatttgccgcacaataaggagtgtgtgtctggctatcaaagcattagcagatgtcttcatctccttccctggccacagaagactctgtgacatcaaagaggagttctataggattgcag gtttccccaatgtcattggtgcagtggactgcacacacataaggataaaagccccctcaggtgcccatgaggccgattttgtgaataggaaatcctttcacagcattaatgttcag atggtctgcaatgctgactgtgtgatcagcaatgttgtggcaaaatggcctggctcagtccatgactccagaatctttcgggcctctgaaatctatcagtgcctatcacaag gtgaattctctggtgtgttgctgggagacagggggtatggctgccagccttttctcctgacacctttcacagacccccaggaagcacagcaggcctacaaccatgcccatgccaggaccagggccagagttgaaatgacctttggcctcctgaaggcacgctttcactgccttcacaaattaagggtcagccctgttagggcatgtgatattactgtggcttgtgctgtcctccacaatgtggcctgcctgaggaaggagagggcccccagagtgccaccagccatggactgggacaatccggcaatcttccctgatgacgacagtggtcggctgctgagggaccaatatgtgttgaattattttagttag
- the LOC139580678 gene encoding COP9 signalosome complex subunit 1 isoform X3, translating into MQIDADPQEDQQNAPDVNYVVENPTLDLEQYASSYCGLMRIERLQFIAEHCPQLRAEALKMALSFVHRTFNVDVYEEIHRKLTEATREVQGAPDAAVEGGAVEPPPLDTAWAESTRKKALLKLEKLDTDLKNYKGNSIKESIRRGHDDLGDHYLDCGDLSNALKCYSRARDYCTSAKHVINMCLNVIKVSVYLQNWSHVLSYVSKAESTPEIAEQRGERDCQSQSVLTKLKCAAGLAELASRKYKQAAKCFLLASFDHCDFAELLSPSNVAVYGGMCALATFDRQELQKNVISSSSFKLFLELEPQVRDIIFKFYESKYASCLKMLDEIKDNLLLDMYLAPHVLTLYTLIRNRALIQYFSPYVSADMTKMAQAFNTTVLALEDELTQLILEGLINARIDSHSKILYARDVDQRSHTFEKSIHMGKEFQRRAKAMILRAAVLRNQIHVKSPPREGSQGELNSANSQSRMSTNM; encoded by the exons ATGCAGATAGATGCTGACCCACAGGAGGACCAGCAGAATGCACCAGATGTCAACTATGTGGTGGAAAACCCCACGCTG GACCTGGAGCAGTATGCATCCAGCTACTGTGGTCTGATGCGTATTGAGAGGCTGCAGTTCATAGCAGAGCACTGTCCCCAGCTCCGCGCCGAGGCCCTGAAGATGGCCCTGTCTTTCGTCCACAGGACCTTCAACGTAGACGTGTACGAGGAGATCCACCGCAAGCTCACAGAGGCCACCAG agagGTCCAGGGGGCTCCAGATGCTGCGGTGGAGGGCGGGGCAGTCGAACCCCCTCCTCTGGACACAGCGTGGGCCGAGTCGACCAGGAAAAAGGCCCTGCTCAAACTGGAGAAATTGGACACTGACCTGAAGAACTACAAAGGAAACTCCATCAAAGAGAGCATCAG GAGGGGTCATGATGACCTTGGGGACCACTACTTGGACTGCGGTGACCTCAGCAACGCCCTTAAGTGCTACTCCCGAGCCCGAGACTACTGCACTAGCGCCAAGCATGTCATAAACATGTGTCTTAATGTTATCAAG GTTAGCGTCTACCTCCAGAACTGGTCCCACGTCCTTAGTTATGTAAGCAAAGCTGAATCCACTCCAGAGATAGCAGAG caaagaggggagagagattgcCAGAGTCAGTCAGTCCTCACCAAATTAAAATGTGCTGCAG GCCTAGCTGAGCTGGCCTCCAGAAAGTACAAACAAGCAGCCAAGTGCTTCCTGCTGGCCTCTTTCGACCACTGTGACTTCGCTGAG CTCCTGTCCCCCAGCAATGTAGCTGTGTACGGAGGGATGTGTGCCCTCGCCACCTTCGACAGACAGGAGCTACAGAAGAACGTAATCTCAAGCAG CTCCTTTAAATTATTCTTAGAGTTGGAGCCTCAGGTCCGTGACATCATCTTTAAGTTCTATGAGTCAAAGTACGCTTCCTGTCTCAAAATGCTGGATGAGATCAAG GATAATCTGCTGTTAGACATGTACCTGGCCCCCCACGTACTGACCCTCTACACACTGATCAGGAACAGAGCCCTTATACAG tactTCAGCCCGTACGTGTCTGCAGACATGACTAAGATGGCCCAGGCCTTCAACACCACGGTGCTAGCTCTGGAAGACGAACTCACCCAGCTCATACTGGAGGGACTTATCAACGCACGCATAGACTCCCAcagcaag ATCCTGTATGCGCGGGACGTGGACCAGCGGAGCCACACGTTTGAGAAGTCTATCCACATGGGCAAGGAGTTCCAGAGGCGAGCCAAAGCCATGATCTTACGAGCTGCCGTGCTGCGCAACCAGATACACGTCAAG tctcctcccAGGGAGGGCAGCCAAGGCGAACTCAACTCTGCCAACAGCCAATCAcgaatgagcaccaacatgtga
- the LOC139580678 gene encoding COP9 signalosome complex subunit 1 isoform X1 — translation MPLPVQVFNFQGVVEPMQIDADPQEDQQNAPDVNYVVENPTLDLEQYASSYCGLMRIERLQFIAEHCPQLRAEALKMALSFVHRTFNVDVYEEIHRKLTEATREVQGAPDAAVEGGAVEPPPLDTAWAESTRKKALLKLEKLDTDLKNYKGNSIKESIRRGHDDLGDHYLDCGDLSNALKCYSRARDYCTSAKHVINMCLNVIKVSVYLQNWSHVLSYVSKAESTPEIAEQRGERDCQSQSVLTKLKCAAGLAELASRKYKQAAKCFLLASFDHCDFAELLSPSNVAVYGGMCALATFDRQELQKNVISSSSFKLFLELEPQVRDIIFKFYESKYASCLKMLDEIKDNLLLDMYLAPHVLTLYTLIRNRALIQYFSPYVSADMTKMAQAFNTTVLALEDELTQLILEGLINARIDSHSKILYARDVDQRSHTFEKSIHMGKEFQRRAKAMILRAAVLRNQIHVKSPPREGSQGELNSANSQSRMSTNM, via the exons GGGGTTGTTGAGCCCATGCAGATAGATGCTGACCCACAGGAGGACCAGCAGAATGCACCAGATGTCAACTATGTGGTGGAAAACCCCACGCTG GACCTGGAGCAGTATGCATCCAGCTACTGTGGTCTGATGCGTATTGAGAGGCTGCAGTTCATAGCAGAGCACTGTCCCCAGCTCCGCGCCGAGGCCCTGAAGATGGCCCTGTCTTTCGTCCACAGGACCTTCAACGTAGACGTGTACGAGGAGATCCACCGCAAGCTCACAGAGGCCACCAG agagGTCCAGGGGGCTCCAGATGCTGCGGTGGAGGGCGGGGCAGTCGAACCCCCTCCTCTGGACACAGCGTGGGCCGAGTCGACCAGGAAAAAGGCCCTGCTCAAACTGGAGAAATTGGACACTGACCTGAAGAACTACAAAGGAAACTCCATCAAAGAGAGCATCAG GAGGGGTCATGATGACCTTGGGGACCACTACTTGGACTGCGGTGACCTCAGCAACGCCCTTAAGTGCTACTCCCGAGCCCGAGACTACTGCACTAGCGCCAAGCATGTCATAAACATGTGTCTTAATGTTATCAAG GTTAGCGTCTACCTCCAGAACTGGTCCCACGTCCTTAGTTATGTAAGCAAAGCTGAATCCACTCCAGAGATAGCAGAG caaagaggggagagagattgcCAGAGTCAGTCAGTCCTCACCAAATTAAAATGTGCTGCAG GCCTAGCTGAGCTGGCCTCCAGAAAGTACAAACAAGCAGCCAAGTGCTTCCTGCTGGCCTCTTTCGACCACTGTGACTTCGCTGAG CTCCTGTCCCCCAGCAATGTAGCTGTGTACGGAGGGATGTGTGCCCTCGCCACCTTCGACAGACAGGAGCTACAGAAGAACGTAATCTCAAGCAG CTCCTTTAAATTATTCTTAGAGTTGGAGCCTCAGGTCCGTGACATCATCTTTAAGTTCTATGAGTCAAAGTACGCTTCCTGTCTCAAAATGCTGGATGAGATCAAG GATAATCTGCTGTTAGACATGTACCTGGCCCCCCACGTACTGACCCTCTACACACTGATCAGGAACAGAGCCCTTATACAG tactTCAGCCCGTACGTGTCTGCAGACATGACTAAGATGGCCCAGGCCTTCAACACCACGGTGCTAGCTCTGGAAGACGAACTCACCCAGCTCATACTGGAGGGACTTATCAACGCACGCATAGACTCCCAcagcaag ATCCTGTATGCGCGGGACGTGGACCAGCGGAGCCACACGTTTGAGAAGTCTATCCACATGGGCAAGGAGTTCCAGAGGCGAGCCAAAGCCATGATCTTACGAGCTGCCGTGCTGCGCAACCAGATACACGTCAAG tctcctcccAGGGAGGGCAGCCAAGGCGAACTCAACTCTGCCAACAGCCAATCAcgaatgagcaccaacatgtga